A window of Thermovirga sp. genomic DNA:
GACTCAATCCTTGTACTTGTACGCCGTCAACGTCGACCGTCCCCTGGATTTTAGACATCAGTCCGGTAATAGCGCGAAGGAGGGTCGTCTTGCCGGCGCCATTTACGCCCAGCACCACAACCACCTCTCCGGCTTCGACAGATAGGCTTACCCCGTGAAGCACCACTCCCTGCCCATAGGAAGCTACTAAATCAGTGACCGTGAGAGCTCTCATTGTCTATTCCCCCGACGGGGTTACGCCGTCCCAGGTATGCCTCAATGACCGCAGGGTTGTTGCGGACTTCTTCGGGACTACCGTGGGCGATAACCTTTCCCGCATCCAATACAACAATGTCATCACAAATATTCATGACAAACCTCATATTATGCTCAACAACAAGGAGCGTGAGCTTGTACTCCTCCCAAAGCCTTGTCAGCAGCACTCTCAATTCATCCACTTCAACCGTCGTCAGACCGTTTGCAGGCTCGTCTAGCATGAGAAGCCTGGGGCGCATCATTAAGGCACGGGCCAGCTCCACACGCTTTTGCGTCCCGTAGGGGAGTTCCGACGGCTTTAGGCTGGCAATGTTTGTCATGTCGAGCCGTTCCAAGACCTCCCAGGCACGACTTCGAACGACTTTCTCTGATGCGGAGAGCTCTGGGGGGATCAACGCGAACCGTATAAGGCCACGAGGATATTCCGACCAGGCACCCCCCATGACATTGTCAAATACTGACATTGACTGGATTAGACCAACGTTCTGGAAAGTCCTTGCGGCTCCGATTCCAACGATAGCATGCCCGGGAATGGTGCTGAGATCTTGTCCGTCCATAATTATCCTGCCGCTCTGCGCTGAATAGAGACGGCTGACGCAGTTAAAGAGAGTAGTCTTACCTGCCCCGTTCGGACCAATCAAGCCACATCGCGACCGCTCGGCAACGTTGAAATTCACATTATCAAGGGCGCGGATCCCATCAAAGCTCAAGGAAATCCCCTGCACCTCCAAGAAGGGGCGGGGCGCTTCCAGAGCCCCACCCCTCGCGTTCGAGCCAGACTTCATTGCCATGGTAAAGGGGCAGCTTTTGCTACCATGTGTACACGTCTCCGGTATCTTTCCAACCCTCACCATCAAACCGGCGCAGGGCGAGCGAATTTATCACCCAATATTGGTCTTGCGACTCATCGGTCGAAGCGGTTATCCCTGGAACCAGAAGGGTCATCTTCTCGTCCTTCAAATTACGCAGGGAGGTAATCAGGGCCGAACGGGTGAGTTTCTCGGCTTTCTTAAGCGCGGTCACAAATATCTCGGCTTCGGTAAATCCATAGGCTACGCCCTGCTGATTCGGGTCGGTGCCGGGTAAGTATTTCTCAACCGTTTGGCGATACCACTTCATTCCCTCGTCGTCGTTCCACATTGGATCAGTAGGTGTCTTGAGGTACGCAGCGGCCATAAATCCCTTCGCATTGTGTAATCCGGCAGGTTCGAGGGTGCTCAAGGCGACGTTCCAGCTAATGAGGAAGGTTAAGGGCCGCCAGTCTAGTTCAGCCATCTTTGAGATGGCCTGGGTGGTGTAGGTACCGGAGCTATAATTTAGGAACACGTCTGCACCAGACTGAGCCAGGACCTGCACTGCACCAAGCACACTGGGGTCACCTAATCCGAAGACCTGGATAGCCACGATCTCAATATCCGTACCTTCTATAGCCTTTCGAAAACCCTCGAGCAAGCTCTTGCCCTGGTCGTCATTCTGGCGAAGGATGGCAACCTTGCACTTGGGCTTGTGCTCTATCAGGTACCTCGCTGCAACGGAGGATTCAAGCGCGTAGGAGGGGAGAAACACCGTCGTCAAAGGGTATTTTTTCGAGGAAACAGGGTTGCCGAACTCGTCATGGCCGCTATTGGCCAGGATATGGGGGATATTCCGATTGTTCAAGTACGAACGGACTCCGAGGTTGTGGGCGGTGCCGACAATAAAACCTACGGCAAAAACATTGTCGTTTTCCACAAGCCTCCTCACATTTCGCATGGTCCTGGAAGGATCGTCGGCGTCATCGTATAGCTTGAGCTTCAACTGTTTACCACGAACGCCACCATTGTCATTGATGTAGTTGAAATAGGCTTGTACTCCCTTTGAATAAATCCCAAAAACCGCCCCCGATCCCGATAAGGGCATGCTGGCGCCTACCAGGATCGTGTCACCCGTCACTTCCATATCGGGACCGTCTTGAGCATGGGCGGTTAAAGAAAGAGCAAGAACCGCCAAAACTACCAACGTTCTTATCCACCTC
This region includes:
- a CDS encoding ABC transporter ATP-binding protein, with translation MKSGSNARGGALEAPRPFLEVQGISLSFDGIRALDNVNFNVAERSRCGLIGPNGAGKTTLFNCVSRLYSAQSGRIIMDGQDLSTIPGHAIVGIGAARTFQNVGLIQSMSVFDNVMGGAWSEYPRGLIRFALIPPELSASEKVVRSRAWEVLERLDMTNIASLKPSELPYGTQKRVELARALMMRPRLLMLDEPANGLTTVEVDELRVLLTRLWEEYKLTLLVVEHNMRFVMNICDDIVVLDAGKVIAHGSPEEVRNNPAVIEAYLGRRNPVGGIDNESSHGH
- a CDS encoding ATP-binding cassette domain-containing protein; protein product: MRALTVTDLVASYGQGVVLHGVSLSVEAGEVVVVLGVNGAGKTTLLRAITGLMSKIQGTVDVDGVQVQGLS
- a CDS encoding ABC transporter substrate-binding protein — protein: MVVLAVLALSLTAHAQDGPDMEVTGDTILVGASMPLSGSGAVFGIYSKGVQAYFNYINDNGGVRGKQLKLKLYDDADDPSRTMRNVRRLVENDNVFAVGFIVGTAHNLGVRSYLNNRNIPHILANSGHDEFGNPVSSKKYPLTTVFLPSYALESSVAARYLIEHKPKCKVAILRQNDDQGKSLLEGFRKAIEGTDIEIVAIQVFGLGDPSVLGAVQVLAQSGADVFLNYSSGTYTTQAISKMAELDWRPLTFLISWNVALSTLEPAGLHNAKGFMAAAYLKTPTDPMWNDDEGMKWYRQTVEKYLPGTDPNQQGVAYGFTEAEIFVTALKKAEKLTRSALITSLRNLKDEKMTLLVPGITASTDESQDQYWVINSLALRRFDGEGWKDTGDVYTW